One Hypomesus transpacificus isolate Combined female chromosome 21, fHypTra1, whole genome shotgun sequence genomic region harbors:
- the LOC124483775 gene encoding uncharacterized protein LOC124483775 produces the protein MAAPGAESVNEILHATVVEMLAVAGQMEATDDSLFFLNHIEGFAEIIATISALTDTDIDENVFTIFSDMVQQMRLQSETTETVNPGQPRGRTPFDLPAGTIEHYAFSGLKIHDIANLFGVSKRNIKRRMQQSVIRVPDLYSLICDEELDGIVTDVHRIHPNTGYKLIHGHLKSRGVRVPISRVQASLRRVDPAGTAIRALRLQTLRRRQYSVPGPNSLWHIDGNHKLIK, from the exons ATGGCAGCACCCGGTGCGGAATCTGTCAATGAAATATtgcatgctacagtggtcgaaatgttggctgTAGCTGGACAGATGGAGGCAACTGAtgattcacttttttttttaaatcatattGAGGGCTTTGCTGAAATTATAGCAACAATATCGGCcctgactgacacagacatcgacgaaaatgtgttcacgatcttCAGCGATATGGTTCAGCAGATGAGGCTGCAGAGTGAAACAACAGAGACGGTAAACCCTGGACAACCTAGGGGTCGGACTCCGTTTGATTTGCCGGCTGGCACAATTGAACACTACGCATTCTCTGGCCTGAAAATACACGACATTGCCAACCTTTTTGGAGTGTCCAAGCGCAATATCAAGCGACGAATGCAGCAGAGTGTTATCAG AGTTCCAGATCTGTATTCCTTGATTTGTGATGAGGAATTGGACGGTATTGTCACTGATGTCCATAGAATTCATCCCAACACGGGGTACAAGCTGATTCATGGTCATCTAAAATCAAGAGGAGTGCGAGTTCCAA TTTCAAGGGTGCAAGCTTCTTTGCGCAGAGTGGACCCAGCGGGGACTGCCATAAGAGCTCTTCGACTGCAGACACTCCGAAGAAGACAGTATTCTGTGCCTGGACCTAATAGTCTATGGCACATTGATGGAAATCACAAGTTGATAAAGTAG
- the LOC124483542 gene encoding uncharacterized protein LOC124483542 — translation MTTVILEDCPDLDVRTTIQLLEGDKPLNQDQEEAISDLALSWDLPGVSNVNRRWLYNKLLLYAVIGRTTRQVKQLRRGLKETMLWPLLTSRPDVVPLIFPRTKEMQYTPQVVLDRINWPLENDSDEDEDFSLEEKCRTTGFLRTFIENASSTQLAELLKFWVGWEVLPREIHVEISRGRFPSSSTCFERLKLPVHFESYADFETALKASIQSAHTGFGLI, via the exons ATGACAACAGTCATCCTGGAGGACTGCCCAGACCTGGATGTGAGAACCACAATACAACTG CTGGAAGGTGATAAACCGTTAAACCAAGACCAGGAAGAAGCCATATCAGACCTTGCCCTATCCTGGGATTTGCCTGGTGTCTCGAACGTCAACCGGAGATGGCTCTATAATAAACTGCTACTGTATGCA GTGATTGGAAGGACCACAAGGCAGGTGAAGCAACTGAGACGGGGCCTGAAAGAAACAATGTTGTGGCCCCTCCTGACATCCAGACCTGATGTCGTCCCGCTCATTTTCCCCAGAACGAAGGAAATGCAGTATACACCACAA GTGGTCCTAGATCGCATCAATTGGCCCCTTGAGAATGACAGCGACGAGGATGAAGACTTCAGCCTGGAGGAGAAGTGCCGCACCACCGGCTTCCTAAGGACGTTCATAGAAAATG CATCATCAACACAGCTGGCCGAACTACTAAAATTCTGGGTCGGATGGGAGGTCCTTCCACGAGAGATACATGTTGAAATCTCACGGGGTCGATTTCCATCCTCATCTACCTGCTTTGAGAGGCTGAAATTGCCTGTCCATTTTGAGTCCTATGCAGACTTTGAAACAGCACTTAAAGCATCTATTCAGAGTGCTCACACAGGATTCGGTCTAATATAA